One genomic region from Microcoleus sp. AS-A8 encodes:
- the gatC gene encoding Asp-tRNA(Asn)/Glu-tRNA(Gln) amidotransferase subunit GatC, whose protein sequence is MIDREQVRKVANLARLEMAVEEEEQMTAQLSSILEYFEQLSELNTSDIAPTTRAIDVSNVTRPDELRPYSDRDALLGEAPEQDGDFFKVPQILQAEE, encoded by the coding sequence ATTATTGACCGAGAACAAGTTCGGAAAGTTGCTAATCTTGCCCGCTTGGAGATGGCAGTGGAGGAAGAGGAGCAAATGACGGCTCAACTGAGTAGCATTTTGGAATACTTTGAGCAATTGAGCGAATTAAACACATCGGATATAGCGCCGACAACCAGGGCGATTGATGTGAGTAATGTCACCCGACCGGATGAGTTGCGGCCTTACTCTGACAGAGATGCGCTGCTTGGGGAGGCTCCTGAACAGGATGGCGACTTCTTTAAAGTGCCCCAAATTCTACAAGCGGAAGAATAA
- a CDS encoding photosystem I assembly protein Ycf3, with protein MPRSQRNDNFIDKSFTVMADLILKLMPANKQAKEAFAYYRDGMSAQADGEYAEALENYKEALTLEEDSYDKSYILYNMGLIHASNGDHQQALELYHDAIELNPRLPQALNNIAVIYHYQGEQAKEAGNSDTANALFNEAAEYWKRAIRLAPNNYIEAQNWLKTTGRSELDVYF; from the coding sequence ATGCCCAGAAGTCAACGTAACGATAACTTCATCGACAAAAGCTTTACGGTGATGGCAGATCTAATCCTGAAGCTGATGCCAGCCAACAAGCAAGCCAAAGAAGCGTTTGCCTACTACCGTGACGGGATGTCAGCTCAAGCGGATGGTGAATATGCCGAAGCCTTGGAAAACTATAAAGAAGCTTTGACGCTAGAGGAAGACTCCTACGACAAGAGCTATATCCTTTACAACATGGGGCTGATTCATGCCAGCAACGGTGATCATCAGCAAGCGTTGGAACTCTATCATGACGCGATCGAACTCAATCCGCGTCTGCCTCAAGCGCTTAACAATATTGCCGTAATCTACCACTACCAGGGGGAACAGGCGAAGGAAGCTGGAAACTCGGATACGGCTAATGCTTTGTTTAACGAAGCGGCTGAATACTGGAAACGTGCGATTCGCCTTGCCCCCAATAACTATATTGAGGCACAAAACTGGCTGAAAACCACAGGTCGCTCGGAGCTGGATGTGTACTTTTAG
- the mltG gene encoding endolytic transglycosylase MltG, with protein sequence MKAVSSISKWLFYLALLPAVLFMGAWQGWEWWSWAQSPVISPSSKAGEDKAVQIQIPPGTAAQKIGKDLEAAGVIRSYQAWKLWTYWLRFQDKQGGFKAGTYKLSPAQPLTAIADKIWAGEVMEVSFTIPEGWSLQQMATYFESLGYFKAQDFLNAASQIPKDKYPWLPDNLPHLEGFLYPDTYQLPSDRMSASQVVQQMLSRFEQVALPLYEQGRNQTKLTLFQWVTLASIVEKEAVIATERPRIAGVFTGRLQKGMKLETDPTVEYGLGIRQTMEQPLTFAQVKTPSPYNTYLNPGLPPTPIASPGVASLKAALYPEKTDYVFFVARYDGSHVFSKTLAEHQAATAAIRQQINSQQKPAS encoded by the coding sequence ATGAAAGCGGTCAGTAGCATATCCAAATGGTTATTTTATCTGGCTCTCCTGCCAGCAGTACTCTTCATGGGTGCATGGCAGGGGTGGGAGTGGTGGAGCTGGGCGCAGTCACCTGTGATCAGTCCATCCTCAAAGGCCGGGGAGGATAAAGCCGTACAAATTCAGATTCCCCCAGGAACAGCAGCTCAGAAGATTGGCAAAGATCTGGAGGCGGCTGGTGTAATTCGTTCTTACCAAGCTTGGAAACTGTGGACGTATTGGCTGCGGTTTCAGGATAAGCAGGGTGGCTTTAAAGCGGGGACTTACAAACTATCACCCGCACAACCTCTAACTGCGATCGCCGACAAAATTTGGGCGGGTGAGGTGATGGAAGTCTCGTTCACCATTCCCGAAGGTTGGTCGCTCCAGCAGATGGCCACTTACTTTGAATCCCTAGGATATTTCAAAGCGCAAGACTTTCTCAATGCCGCAAGCCAAATTCCCAAGGATAAGTACCCCTGGTTACCCGATAACTTGCCCCATCTGGAAGGGTTTTTGTACCCAGACACCTATCAGTTGCCGAGCGATCGCATGTCTGCCTCACAAGTGGTCCAACAAATGCTCAGCCGCTTTGAGCAGGTGGCGCTACCCTTGTATGAACAGGGACGAAATCAAACTAAACTTACCCTTTTCCAGTGGGTTACCTTAGCCAGCATTGTGGAAAAAGAGGCGGTAATTGCTACCGAACGCCCACGCATTGCTGGTGTTTTTACCGGCCGTTTACAAAAAGGGATGAAACTCGAAACCGATCCAACGGTTGAGTATGGGTTAGGCATTCGACAAACCATGGAGCAACCCCTAACCTTTGCCCAGGTGAAAACCCCTTCTCCCTACAACACCTATCTCAACCCTGGACTCCCCCCGACACCCATTGCGAGTCCGGGTGTAGCCAGCTTAAAAGCCGCTCTCTATCCCGAAAAGACCGATTATGTTTTCTTCGTTGCCCGGTATGATGGCTCTCACGTTTTTAGTAAAACCCTAGCCGAACACCAAGCCGCTACAGCTGCCATTCGCCAACAAATTAACTCCCAGCAAAAACCCGCCTCTTAA
- a CDS encoding AAA-like domain-containing protein: MKESHDGLDFIEKLIYVKTGKSLNNIQKAVLQQFWQDSRKTYEEFAKELEYSASYIQQTVAPQLWRLLSEILGEKVSKINFRSIVERQWLNQVLSKSDNLIEPPMLELMDLEFPEGRVSLSSPFYIERVPHESRCYAEIVKPGAFIHIQAPKQMGKTSLLGRILAYATRLGYQTASLNLHRADQSILTNLDKLLRWFAWEVSHKLKLNPKLDDYWYEDLGSKASCTNYFQDYLLEQINCPFFLAMDEVNEIFQNPQIAQDFLSLLRSWHEESKDNKIWQKLRLVVVNCTEAYVSLNINKSPFKVGIQIQLDSFTWEQVQDVAQRHRLDLSIDDLAQLMWLVAGHPYLLRLALYHLAQESLTLEELLQTAASDTGIYSEHLHQKSWYLQQNSELAAAFEKVLKAKAPIELEQVQAFKLHSIGLVKMEDKLAMTSCNLYQQYFGDRS; this comes from the coding sequence ATGAAAGAGAGCCATGACGGCTTAGATTTTATCGAAAAATTAATTTATGTAAAAACAGGGAAATCTCTCAATAATATTCAAAAAGCTGTATTACAGCAATTTTGGCAAGATTCCAGAAAAACCTATGAAGAATTTGCTAAAGAATTAGAATATTCTGCTAGTTATATCCAGCAAACAGTTGCTCCTCAGCTCTGGCGTCTCTTGTCAGAGATATTAGGCGAAAAAGTCAGTAAAATTAATTTTCGTTCTATCGTAGAAAGGCAGTGGTTAAACCAAGTTTTGAGTAAAAGTGATAACCTGATTGAGCCACCAATGCTAGAATTGATGGACTTAGAATTTCCAGAGGGACGAGTTTCTCTAAGTTCCCCATTTTACATAGAGCGAGTTCCCCACGAAAGCAGGTGCTATGCAGAAATTGTTAAACCAGGAGCCTTTATCCATATCCAAGCACCCAAGCAAATGGGCAAAACTTCTTTGTTGGGAAGGATTCTTGCTTATGCAACAAGGCTAGGCTATCAAACAGCCAGCTTGAACTTGCACAGAGCAGATCAATCGATTCTCACAAACCTAGATAAGTTGTTGCGGTGGTTTGCCTGGGAAGTCAGTCATAAACTAAAACTAAATCCCAAATTGGATGACTATTGGTATGAAGATTTGGGCAGTAAGGCGAGCTGCACAAACTATTTTCAAGACTATCTATTAGAACAAATCAATTGCCCCTTTTTCTTAGCAATGGATGAGGTGAATGAAATTTTTCAAAATCCGCAAATTGCCCAAGATTTTTTATCACTTTTGCGTTCTTGGCATGAAGAATCAAAAGACAACAAAATTTGGCAAAAACTCCGCTTGGTAGTTGTTAATTGCACAGAAGCTTATGTGTCTCTAAATATTAATAAATCTCCATTTAAGGTAGGGATACAAATTCAGTTGGACTCATTTACCTGGGAGCAGGTACAGGATGTAGCCCAGCGTCATCGACTCGATCTATCAATCGATGATTTAGCTCAGCTTATGTGGTTAGTAGCCGGTCATCCTTATCTCTTGCGTTTGGCTTTATACCATCTGGCTCAAGAGAGTTTGACGTTGGAGGAACTGCTACAAACGGCTGCTTCAGATACTGGGATTTACAGCGAACACCTGCACCAAAAATCGTGGTATTTACAACAGAATTCGGAACTAGCGGCAGCGTTTGAGAAGGTTTTAAAGGCAAAAGCTCCCATTGAGTTGGAGCAGGTACAGGCGTTCAAGTTGCACAGTATTGGGCTGGTGAAAATGGAAGACAAGCTAGCAATGACTAGCTGTAATTTGTATCAGCAGTATTTTGGCGATCGCTCTTAA
- a CDS encoding DUF2834 domain-containing protein, protein MVRKIVLFLIWVGFVTYTIGLAPLDQPDTWPLVKKLLTLQWRDVNAILFAIFWLMGVWPMIYACLMFADGRMQNFRVWPYFIGSNGTGVLCLLPYLILRKPNQEFSGKKDKWLRILDRRSTGVFLLLITIGLFAYAILAGDWGDYIQLFQTRHFVHLISLDFCLMCLIFPLTSLFDDDMARRGLIDARIFWAVALVPLFGPLVYLCLRPSLPETDSERVNRGEMALEGS, encoded by the coding sequence ATGGTTAGAAAAATTGTCTTGTTTTTAATATGGGTAGGGTTTGTCACCTACACTATAGGGCTAGCGCCCCTTGATCAACCCGATACCTGGCCTCTGGTCAAAAAGCTATTAACGCTTCAGTGGCGAGACGTTAACGCTATCCTCTTTGCTATTTTCTGGCTAATGGGTGTCTGGCCTATGATCTATGCTTGCCTGATGTTCGCTGATGGCAGAATGCAAAACTTCCGGGTTTGGCCTTATTTTATTGGGTCAAATGGAACCGGAGTACTTTGTCTGCTGCCCTATTTAATTTTACGGAAACCGAATCAAGAATTCTCCGGAAAAAAGGATAAGTGGTTGCGAATTTTAGATAGGCGCTCAACTGGTGTTTTTCTCCTACTGATTACCATTGGTCTATTCGCCTACGCTATCCTGGCTGGAGATTGGGGAGATTATATACAGCTATTCCAAACAAGGCACTTTGTTCACCTGATCAGTCTGGATTTTTGTTTAATGTGTCTGATATTTCCCTTAACCTCATTGTTTGATGATGACATGGCAAGGCGAGGTCTCATAGATGCTCGTATCTTTTGGGCTGTGGCGCTGGTACCTCTGTTTGGCCCACTCGTCTATCTCTGCCTGCGTCCGTCTTTGCCAGAAACTGACTCCGAACGAGTCAACAGGGGAGAGATGGCTTTAGAAGGTAGTTGA
- a CDS encoding 50S ribosome-binding GTPase, producing the protein MTEPHETDSPSDNSQPLSEPTEGMTTESVDDSWKNRISGIWNNTTTRLVQLLPVDQLAQTVSQWFSVSEEQVAEILETVRAELPTTEALLIGKPQAGKSSIVRGLTGVSAEIVGQGYRPHTQHTERYAYPSNDLPLLIFTDTVGLGDVNQETQVIIQELVGDLQQETRRARVLILTVKINDFATDTLRHIAAQLRQQYPDIPCLLVVTCLHEVYPPGTADHPVYPPDYEEVNRAFTAIQDAFTGICDRAVLIDFTLEEDGYHPVFYGLEALSTSLADLLPEAEARAIYQLLERDEVGKQLGNLYRDVGRRYMLAFAIMAAALEAVPVPFASMPVLTALQVSMVGLLGRLYGQTLTPSQAGGVVSAIASGFLARAVGRELVKFIPGFGSVIAASWAAAYTWALGEGACVYFGDLMGGKKPDPKKIQLVMQDAFKVAQERFKGIKTSSSSS; encoded by the coding sequence ATGACTGAGCCACATGAAACTGACTCGCCGTCAGATAATTCTCAGCCGTTGAGTGAACCAACTGAGGGTATGACGACTGAGTCGGTTGACGATTCCTGGAAAAACCGCATTTCGGGTATCTGGAACAACACAACAACACGTTTGGTGCAACTCTTACCCGTAGACCAACTCGCTCAAACCGTGAGTCAGTGGTTTAGCGTCAGCGAAGAACAGGTTGCAGAGATTTTGGAGACGGTTCGCGCCGAACTGCCCACCACAGAAGCCCTGCTGATTGGGAAGCCCCAAGCTGGAAAAAGCTCGATTGTGCGGGGGCTGACGGGGGTTTCTGCGGAGATTGTGGGTCAGGGATATCGTCCCCATACGCAACACACCGAACGTTATGCCTATCCCTCCAATGACCTGCCGTTGCTGATTTTTACCGATACGGTGGGACTGGGAGATGTGAACCAAGAGACTCAGGTCATTATTCAGGAATTGGTGGGCGATCTGCAACAGGAAACACGCCGCGCCAGAGTCCTGATTCTAACCGTTAAAATCAATGATTTTGCCACCGATACACTGCGACACATTGCGGCTCAACTGCGTCAGCAGTATCCAGATATTCCCTGTCTACTCGTGGTGACGTGCTTGCATGAGGTTTATCCGCCCGGTACTGCTGATCATCCGGTCTATCCGCCCGATTATGAGGAGGTTAACCGAGCCTTCACCGCTATTCAGGACGCCTTTACCGGAATTTGCGATCGCGCCGTCTTAATTGACTTCACCTTAGAAGAAGACGGCTACCATCCTGTATTTTATGGCTTAGAAGCACTCTCGACTTCCCTCGCCGACCTTCTCCCAGAAGCGGAAGCCCGTGCGATTTATCAGTTATTGGAGCGGGACGAAGTTGGCAAACAACTGGGCAACCTCTACCGAGATGTGGGACGGCGTTACATGTTGGCCTTTGCCATCATGGCAGCCGCCCTGGAGGCTGTACCCGTCCCCTTTGCCAGTATGCCCGTGCTGACAGCATTACAAGTCTCAATGGTGGGTCTGTTGGGGCGATTGTATGGGCAGACACTCACCCCATCACAGGCCGGAGGAGTGGTGAGTGCGATCGCCAGTGGCTTCCTCGCCAGGGCAGTGGGACGAGAATTAGTCAAATTTATCCCTGGTTTTGGCAGTGTGATTGCCGCCTCTTGGGCTGCGGCCTACACCTGGGCACTGGGGGAAGGAGCCTGCGTTTACTTCGGGGATTTAATGGGGGGTAAGAAACCCGATCCCAAGAAAATTCAGTTGGTGATGCAAGATGCGTTTAAAGTAGCCCAAGAACGGTTTAAGGGAATCAAAACCTCATCCAGCTCCTCGTAA
- a CDS encoding sterol desaturase family protein, protein MKGRLVRALVLYILLTVLFGILERFYPSIPNQPKWRRGVWLDSFYWFFTPMVIQILSMISIALVVLPLYLLLGRSLQWDSVLAGYGPISQLPLWVQGAIAIVMGDFIGYWTHRWHHTRQLWDYHAVHHSAEIVDWLTAVRLHPVNDIISRVMQASPLLILGISPIAVEFYVPFLSSYVALIHANICWTYGPFRYVLASPAFHRWHHTMDEEGWGKNFAGLFPIYDVIFGTFYMPGGRQPKNFGLYGETITENFMAQLVYPFRHWKFLSKWLNRSKPITEYQE, encoded by the coding sequence ATGAAAGGACGGTTAGTTAGGGCGCTAGTTTTATATATTCTGCTCACAGTTCTGTTTGGTATCCTCGAACGCTTCTATCCGAGCATTCCCAATCAACCCAAATGGCGGCGGGGTGTGTGGTTAGACTCGTTCTATTGGTTTTTCACCCCCATGGTGATTCAGATCCTGAGCATGATCTCCATCGCGTTAGTCGTTCTGCCGCTTTACCTGCTGCTGGGGCGATCGCTACAATGGGACAGCGTTCTGGCAGGGTACGGCCCAATCTCACAGTTACCCCTTTGGGTACAAGGTGCGATCGCGATTGTAATGGGCGATTTCATTGGCTACTGGACTCATCGCTGGCACCATACCCGCCAACTCTGGGATTATCACGCTGTCCACCATAGTGCAGAGATAGTGGACTGGCTGACGGCGGTTCGTCTGCATCCGGTCAATGACATCATCTCGCGAGTGATGCAAGCCTCTCCCTTGCTGATTCTGGGCATCTCTCCGATCGCGGTTGAATTTTATGTCCCGTTCTTATCCAGCTACGTGGCTCTGATCCATGCCAATATTTGCTGGACTTATGGGCCTTTTCGCTATGTCCTAGCGAGTCCTGCCTTTCACCGTTGGCACCATACAATGGATGAAGAAGGATGGGGCAAGAACTTTGCAGGACTTTTCCCCATTTATGATGTGATCTTTGGCACGTTTTACATGCCTGGTGGTCGCCAACCCAAGAATTTTGGACTCTATGGCGAGACAATCACGGAAAACTTTATGGCTCAATTAGTTTACCCCTTCCGTCACTGGAAATTCTTGAGCAAGTGGCTGAATCGGAGCAAGCCTATAACCGAGTATCAAGAATAA
- a CDS encoding DUF3727 domain-containing protein yields MFSSEFPQENGSSGNTSVTLTDEAGRSLNCYIEHSLEVDGSEYLLLLPVDAPVEIVAWDESDEEEEADATLIEDDAEIDLIFSDAQAVLAEQNLTLKRTAYTLTVEGELPAVDEEEILTIEIEEDEVELEPEQFQYLASFYHEEQEYGIYTPLDPLLFFAQRDKTGQPVLLSPEEFKKVQPLLEELLFDDLE; encoded by the coding sequence ATGTTCTCATCTGAATTTCCCCAAGAGAATGGGTCATCCGGTAATACGAGTGTTACGCTGACGGATGAAGCTGGACGATCGCTCAATTGTTATATTGAGCATTCCCTTGAAGTAGACGGTAGTGAATACCTTTTGCTCCTACCGGTAGACGCACCCGTCGAGATTGTTGCGTGGGATGAAAGCGATGAAGAAGAAGAAGCCGATGCCACTCTCATTGAAGATGACGCTGAAATTGACCTCATCTTCTCGGATGCTCAAGCGGTTCTGGCTGAACAAAATCTGACGCTCAAGCGCACAGCCTATACTCTCACGGTGGAAGGTGAACTGCCTGCTGTGGATGAGGAGGAGATTCTCACCATTGAAATTGAAGAAGACGAGGTCGAATTAGAGCCAGAGCAATTCCAATATCTGGCAAGCTTCTATCATGAGGAACAGGAGTATGGAATTTACACTCCCCTCGATCCCCTGCTATTTTTTGCACAACGGGACAAAACAGGTCAACCTGTGTTGCTTTCCCCGGAGGAGTTCAAAAAAGTGCAGCCCTTGCTAGAAGAATTGCTCTTTGATGATCTCGAATAG
- a CDS encoding DUF4347 domain-containing protein, with protein MEFFTTIQNDNSQDGMSWEIGTALRSRRNDEIAISDSGCRVASHKQNVDEVRQVLSGIAFIDSGLDDYQSLVAGVASGIEVVVLDSTQDGVEQISRALAQRQRIGSIHIVSHGAPGAIYIGNRELSLETLNQYGSELLSWADWLASDAEVLIYGCEVAKGDRGQAFIHRLSELTGAAIAASATLTGSSERGGNWELEFNTGSSEASEVFQPWTQTAYSHVLATFSVTNTNDSGAGSLRQAILDANAAAGADTIEFSGSIFTDATPDTINLTSGTLNITGDTTITGTGASNLSIARSSSASNFGIFNITGANVNLSSLTVTNGVSNLAGGIFYQGAGTLNLTNTVVSGNRGSNGAGLWVNGTGAANVVNSTFANNTAPGGLGGGILLNTATTINIIDSQITGNSAASGGGINNNAQGGIINVTNSTVSDNTATDLGGGISNRYHQVNVINSTIFNNTAGNSGGGIYHQSGTFTVSNSTVSGNRSNNNGGGIYNDLSGAVMNLLNSTITNNIADNDNNGSGNGGGVARNTGTVNVKNTIIAGNFDSPNANTATENPDVSGIFNNQGNNLIGINTGSNFVAGGLIGSAANPVDALLAPLANNGGSTLTHALLSGSLAINAGSNTSIPADTADLDGDGNKTESIPFDQRDSGFTRLYGSSVDIGAFEVQPPSNTPPTLSAPVTVSATEDDAPLSVNLLANASDPNAGDTLNATNLTLTSGNAAGVTINGNSLSVDPSAYNSLSAGENEVITYSYNIIDGNGGSVSQTATLTINGVNDAPVLTTNTLSITEGGTVTLSSTNLNTNDPDNTPAQLLYTISNISGGSFSGTGVTNNSNGSVSFSQEAINNGLVQFTHDGGENPPSYAVSVSDGALNTTPATVTIPAGSFTPVNDAPVLATNTLTITEGGTVTLSSTNLNTSDSDNTPAQLLYTISNISSGSFSGTGVTTNSNGTVSFSQDAINNGLVQFTHDGGENPPSYAVSVSDGALNTTPATVSIPAGSFIPVNDAPVATGDTTTTSQNTAVNISVLANDSDIEGNSLSLSLGTNPSNGTVQINNNGTASILSDDFLTYTPNNSFSGTDSFNYTINDGNGGTATATVTVAVGKTLDGTNKDDLLDGTSGNDIFRGGNGQDTLNGFAGDDLLDGGNGKDTLNGGVGNDTLLGGNGEDVLVGGDGNDLLIGGNSPDTLTGGTGSDIFAIAKNGANDTITDFSLGQGDRIGLSEGLTFGELTFQANNILRGTEVLATLTGFDTTTLTQANFIAV; from the coding sequence ATGGAATTTTTCACGACAATTCAGAATGACAATTCACAGGATGGAATGAGCTGGGAAATAGGTACGGCACTTCGCTCTCGCAGAAACGATGAAATCGCTATCTCTGATTCGGGTTGCAGAGTCGCTTCACACAAGCAGAATGTTGATGAAGTTCGGCAAGTTTTGAGTGGAATTGCCTTTATTGATTCGGGATTAGACGATTACCAAAGTTTGGTTGCGGGAGTGGCATCAGGAATTGAGGTGGTTGTCCTCGACTCCACACAGGATGGGGTGGAGCAAATTAGTCGGGCACTGGCGCAACGGCAGAGAATTGGCAGTATCCATATTGTCTCTCATGGCGCTCCCGGTGCAATTTATATCGGTAATCGCGAACTGAGTCTAGAAACGCTGAATCAGTATGGAAGCGAACTTTTAAGCTGGGCAGATTGGCTAGCTTCCGATGCTGAAGTGTTGATTTACGGTTGTGAGGTAGCAAAAGGCGATCGCGGACAAGCCTTTATCCACCGCTTGAGTGAGCTAACTGGAGCAGCGATCGCGGCTTCAGCAACGCTGACAGGTTCCTCTGAACGAGGTGGCAACTGGGAGCTAGAGTTTAATACTGGAAGTAGTGAGGCTTCAGAAGTTTTTCAACCCTGGACACAGACGGCTTACAGCCATGTGTTGGCGACTTTTAGCGTCACGAATACCAACGATAGTGGTGCCGGTTCATTGCGGCAGGCGATCTTAGATGCAAACGCAGCGGCAGGAGCAGACACAATCGAGTTTTCAGGTTCCATCTTCACCGATGCAACTCCCGACACCATAAACCTGACTTCTGGAACGCTCAATATTACAGGCGACACCACAATTACGGGAACCGGAGCCAGCAATTTGAGCATTGCCAGAAGCTCCAGTGCATCTAACTTTGGCATCTTCAATATCACAGGTGCAAACGTTAACTTGAGCAGCTTGACGGTTACAAATGGTGTTAGCAATTTGGCCGGTGGTATTTTTTATCAAGGTGCTGGAACGCTGAATCTCACTAACACTGTTGTCTCCGGTAATAGAGGAAGCAATGGAGCTGGGCTGTGGGTTAATGGTACTGGTGCTGCAAATGTAGTCAACAGCACTTTTGCAAATAATACTGCTCCCGGAGGACTCGGTGGTGGTATTTTGCTTAACACTGCCACCACAATTAACATCATCGATAGTCAGATAACGGGAAACTCTGCCGCAAGTGGTGGTGGTATTAACAATAATGCTCAAGGTGGCATCATTAATGTTACCAATAGCACAGTTTCTGACAATACGGCTACTGATTTGGGTGGTGGTATTTCAAACCGCTACCATCAAGTAAATGTTATCAATAGCACCATCTTTAACAACACGGCGGGTAATAGCGGTGGTGGAATTTACCATCAATCGGGCACTTTTACAGTAAGTAACTCCACTGTTTCGGGTAACCGCTCCAATAATAACGGTGGTGGTATCTACAACGATTTGTCCGGTGCAGTGATGAATTTGTTGAACAGCACCATTACTAACAATATTGCTGACAACGACAATAACGGTTCGGGTAACGGTGGCGGAGTTGCCAGAAATACTGGAACTGTTAACGTTAAAAACACCATCATTGCTGGAAATTTCGATAGTCCCAATGCTAATACAGCAACTGAAAATCCCGATGTCTCTGGAATTTTTAATAACCAAGGCAATAACCTGATTGGCATCAATACTGGCAGTAACTTTGTTGCTGGAGGTTTAATTGGCTCTGCTGCAAATCCAGTCGATGCCTTACTAGCTCCCCTGGCTAACAATGGGGGTTCAACTCTGACCCATGCTCTACTTTCTGGCAGCCTTGCTATTAATGCAGGTAGTAATACCAGTATCCCTGCTGATACTGCCGATTTAGATGGAGATGGAAATAAAACTGAGTCTATCCCGTTTGATCAGAGAGACTCAGGTTTTACAAGGCTTTACGGTAGCTCTGTCGATATCGGGGCTTTTGAAGTCCAACCTCCCTCCAATACTCCACCAACCCTTAGTGCTCCAGTGACGGTATCTGCAACTGAAGATGACGCTCCTTTGAGCGTTAATCTGCTGGCTAATGCGTCTGACCCTAATGCTGGTGACACTCTCAACGCGACCAACCTCACCCTTACGAGTGGCAATGCGGCGGGTGTAACAATTAACGGCAACAGTCTGAGCGTCGATCCCAGCGCGTACAATAGTCTGTCTGCTGGGGAGAATGAGGTCATTACTTACAGCTACAACATCATTGATGGCAATGGTGGTAGTGTTTCCCAAACGGCGACTCTCACTATTAATGGTGTCAACGATGCACCTGTACTCACAACCAACACCCTAAGCATCACAGAAGGTGGCACGGTTACCCTAAGCAGCACCAACCTCAACACCAACGACCCGGATAATACTCCAGCGCAACTGCTCTACACCATCAGCAACATCAGTGGCGGCAGCTTTAGCGGTACTGGCGTCACTAACAATAGCAACGGTAGTGTCAGCTTTAGCCAAGAGGCGATTAATAATGGACTGGTGCAGTTCACCCATGATGGAGGTGAAAACCCGCCCAGCTATGCCGTCAGTGTCAGTGATGGTGCATTGAACACCACCCCAGCAACTGTGACTATCCCCGCAGGCAGCTTCACTCCCGTCAACGATGCCCCTGTACTAGCAACCAACACTCTTACCATCACTGAAGGTGGCACAGTTACCCTAAGCAGCACCAACCTGAACACCAGCGATTCAGATAATACACCAGCTCAACTGCTATACACCATTAGCAACATCAGCAGTGGCAGCTTTAGCGGTACTGGCGTCACAACTAATAGCAACGGTACTGTCAGCTTTAGCCAAGACGCGATTAATAACGGACTGGTGCAGTTCACCCATGATGGAGGCGAAAACCCACCTAGCTATGCCGTCAGTGTCAGCGATGGTGCGTTGAATACCACCCCAGCCACTGTGAGTATCCCCGCAGGCAGCTTTATACCTGTCAATGATGCCCCAGTAGCGACGGGTGACACGACAACCACCAGTCAAAACACAGCCGTGAATATCAGTGTGCTGGCAAACGACAGCGATATCGAGGGTAACTCTCTCAGCTTGAGCCTTGGCACCAATCCCAGCAACGGCACTGTCCAAATCAATAACAACGGCACTGCCTCAATTCTGTCCGATGACTTCCTCACTTACACTCCTAACAATAGCTTCAGTGGCACTGATAGCTTTAACTACACCATCAATGACGGCAATGGTGGAACTGCCACGGCTACTGTCACAGTAGCTGTAGGTAAAACCTTAGATGGCACCAACAAAGACGATTTGCTCGACGGTACCTCAGGCAACGATATTTTCAGGGGCGGTAATGGTCAGGATACCCTGAACGGATTTGCAGGTGACGACCTACTGGACGGCGGCAACGGGAAAGATACTCTTAATGGCGGTGTCGGTAACGATACCCTACTCGGTGGCAATGGCGAAGATGTTCTTGTCGGTGGCGATGGCAATGACTTGCTAATTGGCGGTAATAGTCCTGACACTTTAACGGGAGGCACTGGCAGCGATATCTTTGCGATCGCTAAAAATGGAGCCAATGATACGATTACCGACTTCAGTTTAGGTCAAGGCGATCGCATTGGTCTATCTGAAGGTCTGACGTTTGGCGAACTGACCTTCCAAGCCAACAACATTCTCAGAGGCACTGAAGTTTTAGCGACTCTGACTGGGTTTGATACCACAACTCTTACTCAGGCTAACTTCATAGCTGTTTAA